TGCATCCGGTCGAGGCGTGTGATGTCGGCGGCAATGCGCTGCAGGCCGACAGCCGCCCCATGGTGATCGACGATCTCGGTGAAGAAAATGTCCTGCGGCCCTTGCACGACATTCTGACGGAACGGCAGTTGCGCTCCCTGGCAGCCTTTCCGCTCTTTCGCGATGGCGAGCCCTGCGGCCTGTTCGTAGTTTATGCTTCCCTGTCCTGCTATTTTCGCGGCGGTCGGCTCGGCCTGTTCGAGGAACTGGCGGCCAACACCTCCTTCGCTCTCGGCAATCTGGCCCGGGAAAGAAAGCGGCTGGCCGCGGAGAGGGCGTTGCGTGAAAGCGAAACCCGCTACCGGGATCTGGTGGAGAATGCCCGCAGCATCATAACGCGCGTATCGCCGACAGGGGAAATTACCTATTTCAATCGTTATGCCGAAGAAATTTTCGGTTTCGATCGTGAAGAAGTCCTCGATCGCCCGTTGTGGGAGACGATTCTGCCGGAAGTGGAAGAATGCGGCCGCAACCTGCGGTCGATGATCGAGGGGATTCTGCATTCTCCCGACGATTACCAGCATAACGTCAATCAGAACGTCTGTCGCGACGGCCGTCGCCTCTGGATCGCCTGGCACAACCGGGGAATGCGGGACGATCAGGGGAGACTGGTCGAGATTCTCAGTATCGGCCATGACATCACCGAACAGCGTCGCCAGGCCGAACTGATCGAGCGCAAGGCCAGCGAAGAAGAACTGCGCGGCAATCTGCTGCGGCTGGTTCTCGAGCCCCTGACCATGGAGAAATTCCTGAAGCAGGGACTCAGGCTCATTCTCGATACCCCCTGGCTGGGACTGATCCAGCGGGGAGGGGTTTTTCTGGCCGATGCCGCAGCAGAACAGCTGCAGCTCGAAGCCGAGGTCAATCTGCCGCGGCGGCAGGTCGAGGCCTGCAGGACGGTTCCTTTCGGTACCTGCCTGTGCGGCCGGGTCGCGATGCAGATGCGTCCTTTCATCGGCGAGAACAATCCGGATATCGATCTGCGGGCCGGGCATCTGGGACTGCACGGACATTGCGTTCTGCCGCTCGTTTCCGGCAAGGAGCTGGTCGGTGTCCTCTGTCTCTACACCGTTCCCGGTCAGGAGAGTGACGGCCAGATCCGGCGATTGCTGGAGAGCGTGGCCGACATTTTCGCCGTCGGCATCAGCCGCCGGCAGGCGGAAGCCGCCCTGCGCAAGCAGGAGACCCTGCTGCGCAGGCTGATCGACACCATCCCCCTGCCGATTTTCTACAAGGATACCGACCTGGTCTTCCAGGAATGCAACGATGCTTTCGCCCGCGAGGTGATCGGCCTGCCGAAAGAGCAGATCGTCGGTCGCAACATGTATGACATCGCCCCTCTCGATCTGGCCCGGTTGTACGAGGATGCCGACCGTGATGTCCTGCGGAGCGGCGGTTCCCAGGTCTACCAGACCGAGGTTCGCTATGCCGACGGATCGCGGCGCAGTGTCCTGCTGCACAGGGCGGTACTGACCCGTGATGACGGTACGCCCTTCGGCATCGTCGGCGCCATTCTCGACCTGTCGGAGCACGAGCGGCTCGAGGAACAACTGCGCCACGCCCAGAAGGTCGAGGCGCTGGGAACACTCACCGGCGGTGTCGCCCATGATTTCAACAACTTTCTCACCGCAATCATGGGTTATGCCAGCATTCTCAAGTTGAAGTCGCCTCCGGCGAGCGAACAGGAACAGATCGTCGACCAGATTCTGCAGACCACCGAAAGGGCGTCGAAGCTGACCTATTCGCTGCTCGCCTACAGCCGGCGGCAGGTCAGCCGGCCGATGCCGCTCGATATCAACCAGGTGGTGTGCGGTCTGGAGAAGATGCTGCGGCGGATTATTCCGGAAACCATCGAATTCGCCACCAGCCTCTGTGAATCGCCCCTGATGGTGCTGGCCGACGTGTCCCAGCTTGAGCAGGTGCTGATGAACCTGGTCACCAACGCCCGCGATGCCATGCCGTCGGGCGGACCCCTGCGCATCGAAACCGGGATGACCGAGGTGGACGAGTCATTCGTCCGTCAGCACGGCTTCGGGGTGCCCGGTCCCTACGTCTACCTGCGGGTCGTCGATACCGGCGAGGGAATGAGCCGGGAGGTGATGGAGCGGATTTTCGATCCCTTCTTTACCACCAAGCAGGTCGGCAAGGGGACGGGACTCGGCCTTTCGGTAAGCTACGGCATCGTGCGTCAGCACCGCGGCGGCATCGTGGTGGAGAGCGAGCAGGGCGGCGGAAGCGTCTTCACCGTCTATCTTCCCCGTACCGAACGGATGCCGGGGACGGACGATCCGACGGTTTCGCACCTGGCCATCGGCGGCAGCGAACTGCTGCTGGTGGTCGAGGATGACCCCGCGGTGCGACAGGTGACCAGATCGGTACTGGAGGAGGTCGGCTACCGGGTGCTGACGGCCAGTGACGGTGAAGAGGGGTTGAACGTCTACCGGCAGAACGCCGACCGGATCGCCATGGTGCTGACCGACATCATCATGCCGCGCAAGACCGGCCTGGAGATGTACGAGGAAATTCGTCGGATCGATTCTTCCGTCCGGACGATCTTTTTCAGCGGTTACACCTTCGACGCTCTCGAGGACCACGGCATCGACCAGAGCCAGCTCGACATCATCTTCAAGCCGGTCACGCCGATGGAGATGCTGAACCGCATCCGCGAACTGCTCGACGCCTGAGTCGATTCGCCGACGGGAGACTTCAGGGCTTCTGCACCAGCAGGGTGGCGAACTCCTCCAGCATCCGGCGTTTGAGCACCTGGCACCCCAGAGCCTCGAAGCGTCTGCGTACGTCGAAGTGGTATTCCCAGAGCATTCCCGACAGCAACAGTCGCCCCTTGGGGCGGGTGTGGGCCACTAGCCCGTCCGCCAGATCGAGCAGCAGGTCGCCGTAGATGTTGGCGAGTACCAGGTCGAAGCCGGTCCGGGGCGCCTCATCGAGGGTGCCGGCGATGTGTCGGATACGGCTGTCCAGTCCGTTCAGGGCGCAGTTGTGACGGCTGGTCCTGATCGCGTCGGGGCTGATGTCGACGCAGACCGCTTCGGCTGCGCCCAGCTTCAGTGCCGCGATGGCCAGAATGCCGGTGCCGCTGCCCAGATCGAGAACCCTGGCACCGGTGATCTCCGGCAGCTCTTCCAGAATTTCCAGGCAGCTTGCCGTGGTTTCGTGTTCACCCGAGCCGAAGGCCCCCTTGGCGATCACCAGCGGGATGCGGTCGTCGCCGGGAGCTTCTTCTTCAGGGGAGAGAATGCGGAATCGGTTGCCGATGGTCAGCATGCTGGGGCCTCCTGTCGGGGTCAGGTGACGCAGAGATAGTCGCGTCCCTCGTTCAGGTTTTGGCGCGCGGCCCATCGCCGGACCTGCTCGCGGGCACCGCGGGCGCCGATGGTGATCAGGGTCGGCTGGCGGCGGATCCGGACCGCGTCGGGGGCGATGACCGGCGCGCCGTGGATAATCTGGCCGATCTTGCGCGGATCGATGTCGATCCAGAGAACGATTTCGAATCCCTGCCCGACCAGAAGCCGCCGCCAGGCCTTGCCTTCGATGCCGGCTCCCCACAGGGCGATTTTGCGGGCACGAAGCAAAAAGCCCTGCCGCAGATGGTGCAGCCGGCAGGCGCGGAAGGCTTCGAGACTGCAGCGGGGGCTCCGCCGGGTCAGCCGGTCGGGCCGGTCGCGCCAGAACAGACGCGTGCCGGGCAGCCGGGCGAAGCGGCAGCCGGCCAGGTGCATGCGCAGCCAGAGGTCGTAGTCCTCGGCCCAGGGTCGCTCCAGGTAACCGCCGAGGTCGAGCACCCGCTGTCGCCGGTAGCAGACGCTCGGGTGGGCGAAGGGGCTTTCGACCCAGATGTCGGCGGCAATGGCCGCCGGCGCGAGATGGGCGTTCTGCCACTGTTCGTAGGCCAGCATCCCGGCGGTGATGCGCGGCCGTGGAAAGTGCCGGGCCCGGCAGGCGACCAGGTCGATGTCGGGATGGGTGCGCAAAAAGGCGACCTGTTCTTCGAGCCGCAGCGGATGGCAGATGTCGTCGCCGTCCATGCGCGCGACCAGTTCGGCGCGGCAGGCGGCCAGGCCCCGGTTGAGGGCGGCGACCAGCCCGTCGGGCGGCTGCCGGATGACCCGGATGCGATCGTCCGCGGCCGCCGCCTGCTGCAGGATGTCGGTCGTGGCGTCGGTCGAACCGTCGTCGACCGCCACCAGTTCCCAGTCGCGAAGTGTCTGCCGCCGGATCGAGGCCAGGGCCGCTTCCAGGTAGCGGGCCTCGTCGCGTACCGCCATCAGGATCGAAACCGCCGGATCTCTCATGTTCCGAACGAACGCAGAAGCAGGAGCATCAGGGTGTAGCTTGCGGCCGAGGCCAGGGTCGACAGCATGACGATGGTGCCGGCCAGCTCGGCATCACCTTTCAGTTCGGCGGCCATGATGTAGTTGGCGGTTGCCGCCGGCGCGCCGGCCAGCAGCAGGCCGACGGTCAGGTCGAGCCCGCCGACGTTCAGCGCCACCAGCACGGCGGCGGTGACCAGCGGCATGATCAGCAGCTTGCACAGGCTGGCCAGGGCCGCCAGCCGCAGATCGCCGCGCAGCCGTTCGAGAGAGAAGGAGCCGCCGATCGCCAGCAGGGCCAGCGGCAGGGTCATGCCGCTGGCGATGCGCAGGCCGCGGTCGAGAACGACGGGCAGCGGCAGGTCGAGCAGGCTCCAGACGATCCCCGCCGCCGAGGCGAGGATGAGAGGGTTGAGGAGGAACTGTCTCATCCACGAGCGCAGTTCGAGGTTGTCACCGTCCTGTCGCCGGGCGAGGGTGAGAACGGTGATCGAGCCGACGTTGTAGACCGGCACCAGAAATCCCATCAGGATGCCGGCGCGGGTCAGCCCTTCGTCGCCGCAGGCGTTGAGGGCGAGAGCCAGGCCCATGTAGGCCAGGTTGCCGCGGCAGGCGCCCTGGCTGCAGACCCCCCGGGCTGGGCCGGGCAGGCTCATGGCGCCGGCAAGAAGCCAGGTCAGGACGAAGAGGACGAGGGTGACGGCGATGCTCCCCACCACCAGGCGTGGATTGAAGTTGCTGCCGAAATCGGCGGTGCCGATACGGTGAAACAGCAGCATCGGCAGGGCGACGTAATAGACCAGGCGGTTGGTGGTGGCGAGAAAGCTGCCGTCGATCAGGCCGGTTCGCCGCAGCAGCCAGCCCAGGGCGATGACCAGGAAGACGGGAAGGACGATGGTGACGATGTCGAAAAAGAGCTGCATGTGGCTGCTTTCCCTCCGGATTCGGTAGTGTCGGCGCGCAGGATAACCCATCTCGGCGGCAAAATCCACGAACGGTGAGTCCTGTCGTTGTCGGCAGGCAGAAGAGGGTGAAAAGACTTGAACTTTCATCCTGTATCGGGAACAATCAGAACATGCGTCGACAGCTGGTCATTCGGGTCTTTCTGCTTGCTCTCATGGTGCTGGGAATTACCCTGCTGCACTACCTGACCACGACCCAGAAGGATCAGTTTCACGACATCTATCGCCGCCTCTACTATCTGCCCATCGTTCTGTCAGGGCTCTGGTTCGGGTTGCGTGGTGGCCTGGGAAGCTCGCTGGCTGTCTCCATTCTCTACGCGCCGCACGTCGTCTTTCAGTGGGGGCACCGCCCCGCAACCAACCTGGAACAATACCTGGAGATCATGCTCTACAACGTCATCGGGCTGCTGACCGGCGTTCTCAGTTCGCGGGAGCAGGCGCAGACCCGACGCTACCAGCGCGCCGCCGAACGGCTCGAGGAGAGCTACGAACGCCTGCGGCAGCAGGCCGACCAGCTTCTGGCCGCCGAAGAGCAACTGCGGCGCGCCGACCGCCTGTCGGCGCTGGGGGAACTTTCCGCGGGCCTGGCGCACGAAGTGCGCAACCCTCTGGGGTCGATCCGCGGCACGGCGGAGATCCTGCGCGACGCCATCCCCGCCGACAGCCCGCACCGGGAATTCGCCGACATTCTGGTGCACGAGGTCGACCGGCTGAACAGGGTGGTTCAGGATTTCCTCGATTTCGCCCGTCCGGGCCGGGGAGGTGAAGATGCGGTCGATCTGAATCGTGTCGTCGACGAGGTGCTCACCCTGAGCGGCCGGATGCTGGAAAAGGAGGGGATCGACCTTTGCTTCCAGGCCGGCGACATTCCGCCCTGCAGCGGACGGGCCGAACAGCTGAAACAGGCGCTGCTCAACCTGGTGATCAATGCCATGCAGGCCATGCCGCAAGGGGGCAGCCTGCGCATCGTCACCGCCGCCGCCGACGGGGGAACGGTCATCACCCTGAGCGATACCGGTATTGGAATTGCTCCGGAAAAACTGGAGAAGATCTTCGATCCCTTCTACACCAGCCGGGCAGAGGGAACGGGGCTGGGGCTGGCGATCACCGCCCGCATCATCCGCGGCCATCGGGGCAGGATCGAGGTGGACAGCGAGCCAGGGCGGGGGACGACCTTCCGTATCTATCTGCCCGGGCAGAAACCTGAACCAGCGCGCTCATCACCGGCGGATAGCACAAGTCATTGACCTGTCTGCGTTTCCCAAAAATCACCGGCGAACCTATGGGCGCGCCACAGATTTTTTGAAAACTCATTCAGGCCAAGTACTTGCACTCTCCATCCGGCATGAACTCACTGATTCAGGTGAAGGAAAGTGACGGAGATGAACGAAACGATACTGCTGGTCGAGGATGACGCTTCCCTGCGCCGGGTGACCGAATTTCAGCTGGCCGAGGCCGGCTACCAGGTGACGACGGCGGAAGACGCGGAAGAGGCACTCGCCTTTCTGCGACGGGAAAGGCCGGATCTTGTCCTCACCGATGTGCGCATGCCGGGCATGAGCGGCGAAGAACTGTTGAAAATCGTCGTGCAGGACTATCCGGGGGTGATGGTTATCGTCATGACTGCCTTTGCTACGGTCGAACGGGCGGTATCGGCCATGCGCATGGGGGCGCACGACTACCTGACCAAGCCTTTTTCGCGTGACGGGCTGCTGATCGCCGTACGCCGGGCCCTGGAATACCGCGGGCTGAAGCGCGAGAACCTGCGGTTGCGCGAGGAGTTGAACCGGCGGGTCAGCGGTGAACTTGTCGGCCAGTCGGAGCCGGTGCGCAGGCTGCGGGAGATGATCGCCCGGGTGGCGGCCACCAATGCCGCGGTGCTGCTGCTCGGAGAAAGCGGTACCGGCAAGGAGCTGGTGGCCCGTGCCATTCACCACGCCAGTCTGCGCGAAAAAAAACCTTTTGTCACCGTCAATTGCGCCGCCATTCCCGAGCAACTGCTCGAAAGCGAACTGTTCGGTCATGTCAGGGGGGCCTTCACCGGCGCCACCCGTGACCGGGAAGGCAAGTTCCTGCAGGCCGACGGCGGCACGCTCTTTCTCGACGAGATCGGGGAGTTGCCGCTCGCCCTGCAGCCGAAGCTGCTGCGGGTGCTGCAGGAGATGGAGGTCGAGCCGGTCGGGGGCCGGACGCGCAAGGTCGACGTGCGGATCGTCGCCGCCACCAACCGGGATCTCGAGGCCATGGTCGAAAAGGGCGATTTTCGCGAGGATCTCTATTACCGACTGGCGGTCATCCC
This portion of the Geothermobacter ehrlichii genome encodes:
- a CDS encoding PAS domain S-box protein, with product MKHQPGRRGSEKRYQALFNSTFQLVFTLDLQGRLTDVNRTALGLVGCSAEEVIGLPFVETPWWERADLSRQRLAELIAAARGEFVRFDICIRHRTSERCIDFSIKPIFVDDGVDFLLVEGRDITDYEAAARKNIQLKNLYDTLSRINATILHARDEELLLQQICDIAASLEEVRLAWIGFVEPLDNRVRPVAWAGEALAAIQDFSLHPVEACDVGGNALQADSRPMVIDDLGEENVLRPLHDILTERQLRSLAAFPLFRDGEPCGLFVVYASLSCYFRGGRLGLFEELAANTSFALGNLARERKRLAAERALRESETRYRDLVENARSIITRVSPTGEITYFNRYAEEIFGFDREEVLDRPLWETILPEVEECGRNLRSMIEGILHSPDDYQHNVNQNVCRDGRRLWIAWHNRGMRDDQGRLVEILSIGHDITEQRRQAELIERKASEEELRGNLLRLVLEPLTMEKFLKQGLRLILDTPWLGLIQRGGVFLADAAAEQLQLEAEVNLPRRQVEACRTVPFGTCLCGRVAMQMRPFIGENNPDIDLRAGHLGLHGHCVLPLVSGKELVGVLCLYTVPGQESDGQIRRLLESVADIFAVGISRRQAEAALRKQETLLRRLIDTIPLPIFYKDTDLVFQECNDAFAREVIGLPKEQIVGRNMYDIAPLDLARLYEDADRDVLRSGGSQVYQTEVRYADGSRRSVLLHRAVLTRDDGTPFGIVGAILDLSEHERLEEQLRHAQKVEALGTLTGGVAHDFNNFLTAIMGYASILKLKSPPASEQEQIVDQILQTTERASKLTYSLLAYSRRQVSRPMPLDINQVVCGLEKMLRRIIPETIEFATSLCESPLMVLADVSQLEQVLMNLVTNARDAMPSGGPLRIETGMTEVDESFVRQHGFGVPGPYVYLRVVDTGEGMSREVMERIFDPFFTTKQVGKGTGLGLSVSYGIVRQHRGGIVVESEQGGGSVFTVYLPRTERMPGTDDPTVSHLAIGGSELLLVVEDDPAVRQVTRSVLEEVGYRVLTASDGEEGLNVYRQNADRIAMVLTDIIMPRKTGLEMYEEIRRIDSSVRTIFFSGYTFDALEDHGIDQSQLDIIFKPVTPMEMLNRIRELLDA
- a CDS encoding 50S ribosomal protein L11 methyltransferase, whose protein sequence is MLTIGNRFRILSPEEEAPGDDRIPLVIAKGAFGSGEHETTASCLEILEELPEITGARVLDLGSGTGILAIAALKLGAAEAVCVDISPDAIRTSRHNCALNGLDSRIRHIAGTLDEAPRTGFDLVLANIYGDLLLDLADGLVAHTRPKGRLLLSGMLWEYHFDVRRRFEALGCQVLKRRMLEEFATLLVQKP
- a CDS encoding glycosyltransferase, which codes for MRDPAVSILMAVRDEARYLEAALASIRRQTLRDWELVAVDDGSTDATTDILQQAAAADDRIRVIRQPPDGLVAALNRGLAACRAELVARMDGDDICHPLRLEEQVAFLRTHPDIDLVACRARHFPRPRITAGMLAYEQWQNAHLAPAAIAADIWVESPFAHPSVCYRRQRVLDLGGYLERPWAEDYDLWLRMHLAGCRFARLPGTRLFWRDRPDRLTRRSPRCSLEAFRACRLHHLRQGFLLRARKIALWGAGIEGKAWRRLLVGQGFEIVLWIDIDPRKIGQIIHGAPVIAPDAVRIRRQPTLITIGARGAREQVRRWAARQNLNEGRDYLCVT
- a CDS encoding AEC family transporter, producing the protein MGYPARRHYRIRRESSHMQLFFDIVTIVLPVFLVIALGWLLRRTGLIDGSFLATTNRLVYYVALPMLLFHRIGTADFGSNFNPRLVVGSIAVTLVLFVLTWLLAGAMSLPGPARGVCSQGACRGNLAYMGLALALNACGDEGLTRAGILMGFLVPVYNVGSITVLTLARRQDGDNLELRSWMRQFLLNPLILASAAGIVWSLLDLPLPVVLDRGLRIASGMTLPLALLAIGGSFSLERLRGDLRLAALASLCKLLIMPLVTAAVLVALNVGGLDLTVGLLLAGAPAATANYIMAAELKGDAELAGTIVMLSTLASAASYTLMLLLLRSFGT
- a CDS encoding ATP-binding protein, coding for MRRQLVIRVFLLALMVLGITLLHYLTTTQKDQFHDIYRRLYYLPIVLSGLWFGLRGGLGSSLAVSILYAPHVVFQWGHRPATNLEQYLEIMLYNVIGLLTGVLSSREQAQTRRYQRAAERLEESYERLRQQADQLLAAEEQLRRADRLSALGELSAGLAHEVRNPLGSIRGTAEILRDAIPADSPHREFADILVHEVDRLNRVVQDFLDFARPGRGGEDAVDLNRVVDEVLTLSGRMLEKEGIDLCFQAGDIPPCSGRAEQLKQALLNLVINAMQAMPQGGSLRIVTAAADGGTVITLSDTGIGIAPEKLEKIFDPFYTSRAEGTGLGLAITARIIRGHRGRIEVDSEPGRGTTFRIYLPGQKPEPARSSPADSTSH
- a CDS encoding sigma-54-dependent transcriptional regulator; this encodes MNETILLVEDDASLRRVTEFQLAEAGYQVTTAEDAEEALAFLRRERPDLVLTDVRMPGMSGEELLKIVVQDYPGVMVIVMTAFATVERAVSAMRMGAHDYLTKPFSRDGLLIAVRRALEYRGLKRENLRLREELNRRVSGELVGQSEPVRRLREMIARVAATNAAVLLLGESGTGKELVARAIHHASLREKKPFVTVNCAAIPEQLLESELFGHVRGAFTGATRDREGKFLQADGGTLFLDEIGELPLALQPKLLRVLQEMEVEPVGGRTRKVDVRIVAATNRDLEAMVEKGDFREDLYYRLAVIPLQVPALRERREDIPLLIRHFLDRQGAKVRIRADAMELLTRYDWPGNVRELQNCIERMLVLAGSDEIVPDDLPPTVQGAEVPSGQGVLNLPPEGYSLEQLEREAVEQALARCGGNQSQAARFLRIPRHTLIYRMEKYGIGKGARGGNTSETT